Part of the Spinacia oleracea cultivar Varoflay chromosome 5, BTI_SOV_V1, whole genome shotgun sequence genome, agaagtcgagataagcaaaattggaactgatgacaacatatcagatccattaactaaacctctgccgcaggcgaagcacaactcgcacactgcagctatgggaatcaagcatattggagaatggctttgatgtctctgtttaatgttttaaagttttagagtttaaatctttgtaaaacattattggttaatcattcacaataaatgaaaagaattcatttttccatttaatttgtggtttattaaatgatgagtcccttcaatttgacgatatattcaagatagactgtcaggaccagtcctgtgactaagaaatgtctatcaagtgaacttgaatgtcaaaggttgaaaatggtccctaatcggagttttctataaaattggacgcatagaaaacgttagacgattagaatgcaagatgactagtagttctgtttcttgaactatgtggacatggcaatgtcataatcatttgcatagatacttactttcactagtagaaaaacattcATTTGAGGCGTCACTTTTATATTCATTAGCGGCGTTTTAGGCGTAGCAGCAAATAGAGTGGCAGCAAATGAATGGTACTGATTTGCGGCGttaaaaaacgcctcaaattaaTCATTCATTTGCGACGTAATGTAGAAAAAACGCCTCAAATGAATAGTATTGTATGGCGGCGTTTCTACCCAAACGCCTCAAACTTTGGTAAAATTGCGAGAGTTTAAACGCCGCGAACaatgtgtaatttttttttaataaataatatattttttatatattcaaCAATCCCAAAAATATAGAACCTGTACTCACGCCACATTTATACAACGTCCAAAAGTGTCATCAACCACCAATAACTTCCAagaaactttgatttttacatataagttaaccatcatatgtttacaaaaataaaccaCCTAAATAGTTTCAAGTCTATAATAACTATATCTTTTACACTTCATACGTTACAAAATtgcaccaaaaatataataaggcaattatatatgattttaatagcaTGAAACATCCACAAAAAGAGATCAATGAAGCGTTAATATTAGACACAATATTCGGTGAAGTATGATGCCCATTTGTCTCGTATTTCATCAATTTTCTCATCGGTGAAATGATCTCCACTCAGTAGATCTCCCCACCTCCCAACCAGAAGTAGTCAGGGGAAAGCTTCACAATTGCTTCATCCAATATAACCTGACAAGTGAGAACAAACTAAGACAACGTAAAGAAAACATTCCTGCATTGGCAAAGTATTTGCCTTCCTTTGTTGTATTAACATTTTACCTTCTGACACAGCCTGAACAAAATGGAGGCCATTAACAAGCCAACCATCATACACTATGCAATCAAATGAAAAAAGAAATGGCAATCAGAAAAGGCAATGAATCATAAATATGGCATCCTTAATTCTTTATTCTGGAAGATGATACTACTCACATGAAGAAAGGACAGACAAAGGACAGAAGTAGATGACAATTTTGAAACATAAGTGcagcaaataaataaaataaaaatatcatGATGTTGTATGAGACACTTAATAACTAATAGGAACACTACCTGCAACTTCTAGATCAGCAGTTATTGTGCCAAGCTTCACAGTAAGTGGGTATTTTGTCTCATTGTAATGCTCGACAGCATGGTTGTTGCCACCAGTTCCATCCCAATTTTTTCTACCACGGAGGATCATCCCATCTGTTAGATTTAACCAGAGATTTTCTGTTTTATCACAATTTGCACATTTCCACCCAGATGGAGGAATGACAGTACCACTCTCAATCTGTGGCAAACACATGGCATATGCACTGATGTGCTTCTCAGCTACCCAGGCTGCAACTTGCTCCTTTTTCTCAGCACCCTCGGCCAATATAATAGCATCAACAGCTAACCTTATCTAAAATATACACACATGTCATGCAAAGACCAGACAAGTCTGAATAATTTGAAACATTCAGCTTGTCCCTACGTAAAATAGAACTTCTAACATTTCAATTGTTcatctttctttcttctcttcttTCATGGAGAGGGAAGGggagggaggggggggggggtgactGGTGAGTGATAAGAGGAGCATCAGTTATAAGATTTTGCATTCAATGATTCAATAATTTTGCATTCAATCATTCAATAATTTTAGCAGCAAGTAGTTCAGACAAAAGAGAACCACTCTAGGCAACTGCAATTTGTGGCATGTGCAGGAGAAGAGCCAAACAGGGAAGGGAAGGGTTTATCATCATTCACAAACAAATCAAAAGCTTCAATTTAATCCATCTTTTCCAATTTCTTTATAGAATTATATAAGCTACCCCATTCAATTTCAGATTAAAACTCATATAGTGCATTGAAGGCGGAATAAGGTAAAAGCTATACTTAGATTTGATAAAGAGgaattatttttccttttgccaTATTTTTTCTTTATTAGCTCAATATCTGCCAATTTCTCATCCTTCCTAAATGCTGTTAATTAAGTACTGTTAGTCTGTTATCTTATGTAGTCATGTTGATACTTGGATAGAGTCGATAGTATATGCCTGTCAAAAGATTTATAGAAGTATTTGACAAACCAACTGAACTAAACTAGAGATAGAGCTATTCCTGAGAGGTTTAGCCAATAGATGCTTATAGATGTCATTTACTGTCGGAAAACCAAAGGAATTTGTAACACTGTTATGAATTAGCAGGAATAGATAGTGGAAGCTCTTACAAACGTCAATCGAGAATTTCTGCAGTTGGGCCACCTGGTCCTGACTTTTGGTCTTGGAAACCCCTTCCTAAGGATGATTCGAA contains:
- the LOC130462052 gene encoding ubiquitin carboxyl-terminal hydrolase 14-like translates to MWIGFWSFLYFTDITSIRIILRKGFPRPKVRTRWPNCRNSRLTFIRLAVDAIILAEGAEKKEQVAAWVAEKHISAYAMCLPQIESGTVIPPSGWKCANCDKTENLWLNLTDGMILRGRKNWDGTGGNNHAVEHYNETKYPLTVKLGTITADLEVAGYIG